A region from the Corallococcus caeni genome encodes:
- a CDS encoding VOC family protein: MKEQIIFNLAVKDLDRSKAFFSALGFSFKPQFSNESAAFMDIVDGSIHAMLTTEAFFKTLTNKPVAQAKDANEVVICLNCDSREEVDSLIAKAAAAGARIPHPPEDNGFMYDQGFEDLDGHLWNLVWSAPQP, translated from the coding sequence ATGAAAGAGCAGATCATCTTCAACCTGGCGGTCAAGGACCTGGATAGATCCAAGGCCTTCTTTTCCGCTCTCGGCTTCAGCTTCAAGCCCCAATTCAGCAACGAGAGCGCGGCGTTCATGGACATCGTGGATGGCAGCATCCATGCCATGCTGACGACCGAAGCGTTCTTCAAGACGCTCACCAACAAGCCCGTCGCGCAGGCGAAGGACGCCAACGAGGTCGTCATCTGCCTGAACTGCGACAGCCGGGAGGAGGTGGACAGTCTGATCGCCAAGGCCGCCGCCGCTGGCGCTCGCATTCCGCATCCGCCCGAGGACAACGGCTTCATGTATGACCAGGGCTTCGAGGACCTCGACGGCCACCTGTGGAACCTGGTCTGGTCGGCGCCGCAGCCTTGA
- a CDS encoding cytochrome-c peroxidase, which produces MSLLLTLGGALACEVAPAPGTLPSKPLVAGDAGDAKAQETPEAVQASAIFEATLREEATSAPNGLKPVERLGKLLFFDRRLSEPMGQACAVCHGPEVGWTGPSLLINLTGSVYEGAVRGRFGNRKPPSSAYATQAPILHRTAPGEATFVGGNFWDGRATGEELGNPAADQAQGPFLNPVEQNNPSEAAVVAKVCGGPYGDLFRAVWGANICGDVPRAYDDIARSIASYEASREVNAFSSKYDAFLAGRARLSPQERWGRELFEGKAHCDRCHPSQRGPGGEPPLFTDYTFENLGVPRNLLNPWYWQLQFNPDGPFWIDPGLGGFLQTRQDYAPFARVNLGKVKVPTLRNVDKRPFPAFTKAYMHNGSFKSLESVVHFYNTRDVLPACLGSASGAPGVDCWPLPEVGLNVNTQDVGDLGLSPQEEQALVAFMRTLSDGYSH; this is translated from the coding sequence TTGTCTCTTCTGCTGACGCTGGGCGGGGCGCTGGCGTGCGAGGTCGCTCCGGCACCTGGGACGCTGCCATCGAAGCCGCTCGTGGCTGGGGACGCCGGTGACGCGAAGGCACAGGAGACGCCGGAGGCCGTCCAGGCCTCGGCCATCTTCGAGGCCACGTTGCGCGAGGAGGCCACGTCGGCGCCCAATGGGCTCAAGCCCGTGGAGCGGCTCGGCAAGCTGCTCTTCTTCGACCGCCGGCTCTCCGAGCCCATGGGCCAGGCGTGTGCCGTCTGTCACGGCCCCGAGGTGGGCTGGACGGGCCCCAGCCTGCTCATCAACCTCACGGGCTCCGTGTACGAAGGCGCCGTGCGGGGGCGCTTCGGCAACCGCAAGCCGCCCTCGTCCGCCTACGCCACCCAGGCGCCCATCCTCCACCGGACGGCCCCCGGTGAAGCCACGTTCGTGGGCGGCAACTTCTGGGACGGCCGCGCCACCGGCGAGGAGCTGGGCAACCCCGCGGCGGATCAGGCGCAGGGCCCCTTCCTCAACCCCGTGGAGCAGAACAACCCCAGCGAGGCCGCCGTCGTGGCCAAGGTCTGCGGAGGCCCGTACGGCGATCTCTTCCGCGCGGTCTGGGGCGCCAACATCTGCGGCGACGTGCCGCGCGCGTATGACGACATCGCGAGGTCCATCGCCTCGTATGAGGCCTCTCGCGAGGTGAACGCCTTCTCCTCGAAGTACGACGCCTTCCTCGCGGGCCGCGCGCGGCTCTCACCCCAGGAGCGGTGGGGCCGGGAGCTCTTCGAGGGCAAGGCCCACTGTGACAGGTGCCACCCCAGCCAGCGTGGCCCCGGCGGTGAGCCGCCGCTCTTCACCGACTACACCTTCGAAAACCTGGGCGTGCCGCGCAACCTGCTCAATCCCTGGTACTGGCAGCTCCAGTTCAACCCGGACGGCCCCTTCTGGATCGACCCCGGCCTGGGAGGCTTCCTCCAGACGCGCCAGGACTACGCGCCGTTCGCGCGCGTCAACCTGGGCAAGGTCAAGGTCCCCACCCTGCGCAACGTGGACAAGCGCCCGTTCCCTGCCTTCACCAAGGCCTATATGCACAACGGCTCCTTCAAGAGCCTGGAGTCCGTCGTCCACTTCTACAACACGCGAGACGTGCTGCCGGCCTGCTTGGGGAGCGCGTCGGGGGCTCCTGGCGTGGACTGCTGGCCGCTGCCG
- a CDS encoding Kelch repeat-containing protein — protein sequence MKRAFIHLMLTLTAALLAGCGDSSGDTGTARFAVSVPQSLSTAIARVSVASGGPDIRTVWVDLAPTDGMWGGTIGNIPAGTGRAFAARAYDASGTLLFAGSASGVTIAANQTAFVAITLQQLNPPPPFENEAPLIDSLVASTTTVPAGRSLFLWATAHDPNAGDTLSYAWSATAGVFSSISDGFAVWVAPAATGIQRVTVTVTDSRGLSSSATLSINVQPEGEGEAELSISFNSTPQVSSITATATRLAVGQMTTVAALATDLDGDSLTYAWSASCAGTWVGASSSTAGFTPSHVPAEACNNCRLTVSVSDGRGGHNTGTVALCVSTTPPSNPLAPVVLRSYRSSDTALPGEVLTFEVAASDPQGSALTFSWGATAGTPGTPTGDSTHSRITWTAPPCLDVAAPAITVTVTNAFGLTATQSFTAAGLPACSTPGMWALTAPRAFDLFRLVSTATLLPDGKVLVAGGRQEQGHTCGSAAELYDPPSNTWSATGFMLDCRYGHTATLLPDGKVLVAGGRGQVVNTATAELYDPATGTWSATGSMTEPRAGHTATLLPNGKVLVQGGMTAELYDPASGTWSLTGSLAVVHWENSATLLPNGKVLVAGGRNLDGPLATVELYDPASGTWSLTGSLVAPASEWAALLPDGKVLVVEGTAAQLYSPTTGTWSLTGSPVEPLGGPMTLLLDGTVLVTGSAQGGTLTTAERYDPASGTWSTTGSMIEPRSPGEFTATLLPDGKVLAVGGNYTSTSSELYTP from the coding sequence ATGAAAAGAGCATTCATTCACCTGATGCTGACGCTCACGGCGGCGCTGCTCGCCGGCTGCGGGGATTCCTCCGGGGACACCGGGACCGCGCGCTTCGCTGTGTCCGTGCCACAATCCCTCTCAACCGCCATCGCCCGCGTGTCGGTCGCCTCGGGCGGACCGGACATCCGTACCGTCTGGGTGGACCTGGCCCCCACCGACGGCATGTGGGGCGGCACCATCGGCAACATCCCCGCGGGCACCGGCCGTGCCTTCGCCGCGCGAGCCTATGACGCCTCGGGCACGCTGCTCTTCGCGGGCTCCGCCTCCGGCGTCACCATCGCCGCGAACCAGACGGCCTTCGTCGCCATCACCCTCCAGCAGCTCAACCCGCCGCCGCCGTTCGAGAACGAAGCGCCGCTCATCGACTCCCTGGTGGCCTCCACGACCACCGTGCCAGCGGGACGCTCGCTCTTCCTGTGGGCCACCGCGCATGATCCGAACGCGGGGGACACGCTCAGCTACGCGTGGAGCGCCACCGCGGGCGTGTTCTCCTCGATCTCCGACGGCTTCGCCGTGTGGGTGGCGCCCGCCGCCACCGGCATCCAGAGGGTCACGGTGACGGTGACGGACTCACGTGGCCTGTCCTCCAGCGCCACCCTGTCCATCAACGTCCAGCCAGAAGGGGAGGGCGAGGCCGAGCTGTCCATCTCCTTCAACAGCACTCCCCAGGTGTCCTCCATCACGGCGACGGCGACGCGGTTGGCCGTGGGGCAGATGACCACCGTCGCCGCGCTGGCCACGGACCTGGATGGAGACAGCCTCACCTACGCCTGGAGCGCCTCGTGCGCGGGCACCTGGGTGGGGGCGTCCTCCAGCACCGCTGGGTTCACGCCCTCGCACGTGCCCGCGGAGGCCTGCAACAACTGCCGCCTGACCGTCTCCGTGTCCGACGGACGCGGAGGGCACAACACGGGCACCGTCGCCCTGTGTGTCAGCACCACGCCTCCGTCCAATCCCCTGGCGCCCGTCGTCCTGCGCTCCTATCGATCCTCGGACACGGCCCTCCCGGGAGAGGTGCTCACCTTCGAGGTGGCCGCCAGCGACCCGCAGGGCTCCGCGCTCACCTTCTCCTGGGGAGCCACCGCTGGCACGCCAGGCACGCCGACCGGGGACTCCACACACAGCCGCATCACCTGGACGGCGCCTCCGTGTCTCGATGTCGCGGCCCCGGCCATCACCGTCACCGTCACGAATGCCTTTGGCCTCACGGCCACCCAGAGCTTCACCGCGGCGGGCTTGCCGGCCTGCTCCACGCCGGGGATGTGGGCGCTGACGGCTCCCAGGGCCTTCGACTTGTTTCGCCTGGTCAGCACGGCGACGCTGCTGCCCGACGGCAAGGTGCTCGTCGCCGGGGGACGGCAGGAGCAGGGACACACCTGCGGCAGCGCGGCGGAGCTGTACGACCCGCCCTCGAATACCTGGAGCGCGACAGGCTTCATGCTCGACTGTCGCTATGGGCACACGGCGACGCTGCTGCCCGACGGGAAGGTGCTCGTCGCGGGAGGACGGGGCCAGGTCGTCAACACTGCGACGGCGGAGCTGTACGACCCGGCCACGGGCACCTGGAGCGCGACGGGCTCCATGACGGAACCGCGCGCCGGCCACACGGCGACGCTCCTCCCAAATGGCAAGGTACTCGTCCAGGGCGGAATGACGGCGGAGCTCTATGACCCGGCTTCGGGGACCTGGAGTCTCACGGGCTCACTGGCGGTGGTTCATTGGGAGAACTCGGCGACACTGCTTCCCAACGGAAAGGTGCTCGTCGCGGGGGGACGCAACCTGGACGGCCCCCTCGCCACGGTGGAGCTGTACGACCCGGCTTCGGGGACGTGGAGTCTCACGGGCTCCCTGGTCGCGCCGGCCAGCGAATGGGCCGCGCTGCTGCCTGACGGCAAGGTGCTCGTCGTGGAGGGGACGGCAGCGCAGTTGTACTCGCCCACCACGGGCACCTGGAGCCTCACGGGCTCTCCGGTCGAGCCCCTCGGCGGCCCGATGACGCTGCTGCTCGACGGCACGGTGCTCGTCACGGGCTCCGCTCAGGGCGGCACCCTGACCACGGCGGAGCGGTACGACCCGGCTTCGGGGACCTGGAGCACGACCGGATCAATGATCGAGCCCCGCTCCCCTGGGGAATTCACGGCGACGCTGCTGCCCGACGGCAAGGTGCTCGCCGTGGGCGGGAACTACACCTCCACCTCCTCCGAGCTCTATACCCCCTGA